A genomic window from Balaenoptera acutorostrata chromosome 20, mBalAcu1.1, whole genome shotgun sequence includes:
- the TMEM238L gene encoding transmembrane protein 238-like, which yields MLLGRPWGRCHPGRCALFLGLALVLDVVGLVLLLLGIFASLDFWDFLVYTGSLILAFSLLFWIIWYSLNIEVPLEKLDL from the coding sequence ATGCTCCTGGGGAGGCCTTGGGGAAGATGCCACCCTGGGCGCTGTGCTCTCTTCCTCGGCCTGGCCCTCGTGCTCGACGTTGTGGGCCTGGTCCTCTTGCTACTGGGCATCTTCGCCTCCCTCGACTTCTGGGACTTCTTGGTCTATACGGGGTCCCTGATCCTGGCTTTCAGCCTGCTCTTCTGGATCATCTGGTACTCCCTCAACATCGAGGTGCCTCTTGAGAAACTGGACTTGTAG
- the PIRT gene encoding phosphoinositide-interacting protein: protein MSFESKDLGLDPNTATYELQHKNPVLPSAESRAGDRSGGREGCARVPPASSLLLTAAGSRCPVPGAVAMEALPKALEVNEKSPESKDLLPSQTASSLCISSRSESVWATNPRSNWEIYRKPIVIMSVGGTILLFGVVITCLAYTLNLGDKSLKVLKMIGPAFLSLGLMMLVCGLVWVPIIKKKQKQRQKSVFFQSLKSFFLNR from the exons ATGAGCTTCGAGTCCAAAGACCTTGGCCTGGATCCCAACACAGCCACCTATGAA CTTCAGCACAAAAACCCTGTGCTGCCCTCCGCTGAGAGCCGGGCTGGAGACAGGAGCGGAGGACGGGAAGGCTGTGCGAGGGTTCCTCCGGCCTCGTCCTTGCTTCTAACCGCTGCTGGCTCCAGGTGCCCAGTCCCGGGGGCCGTGGCCATGGAGGCTCTCCCCAAGGCCCTGGAGGTCAACGAGAAGTCTCCAGAATCCAAGGACCTGCTGCCCAGCCAGACCGCCAGCTCCCTGTGCATCAGCTCCAGAAGTGAGTCCGTCTGGGCCACCAACCCCCGGAGTAACTGGGAAATCTACCGCAAGCCCATCGTCATCATGTCCGTGGGCGGTACCATCCTCCTCTTCGGTGTGGTCATCACCTGCTTGGCCTACACCCTGAACCTGGGTGACAAGAGCCTCAAGGTCCTTAAGATGATAGGGCCTGCCTTCCTGTCTCTGGGACTCATGATGCTGGTGTGCGGGCTGGTGTGGgtgcccatcatcaaaaagaaacagaagcagagacAGAAGTCAGTTTTCTTCCAGAGCCTCAAGTCCTTCTTCCTGAATCGCTGA